The following coding sequences are from one Candidatus Hydrogenedentota bacterium window:
- a CDS encoding phytanoyl-CoA dioxygenase family protein encodes MDLARQTQLDEEGYCIVPGVVPPGLLARLREETARILGGLPKGHEDDNRSTGSMVTVYESPVFADLIALPEAREALRSTGFHDAKFSSGYIISKPPKSPRLFWHYDWAGWDAPESFTVRPTPQLFFMYYLTDTRRENGCLRVVPRSHIEDNDLIPLLDEAHTPELLRAADPSRPAFSDRPDEVDVPVTAGDLLIGDARLLHASHANQSDERRTVITLWFHPDPDTFGERLQAFCANMVAKTPADWPDEARAKLEAMVCRYAGSAEPWPWNRHRPFPARVGA; translated from the coding sequence ATGGATCTCGCCCGGCAGACGCAGTTGGATGAAGAAGGCTATTGCATCGTTCCCGGCGTCGTGCCGCCCGGCCTGCTGGCGCGCCTGCGCGAGGAAACGGCCCGGATACTTGGCGGACTGCCGAAAGGTCATGAAGACGACAACCGATCCACCGGCAGCATGGTCACGGTGTACGAGAGCCCGGTCTTCGCCGACCTGATCGCCCTGCCGGAAGCCCGGGAGGCCCTGCGGTCGACCGGATTCCACGACGCGAAGTTCTCCAGCGGCTACATCATCAGCAAGCCACCGAAAAGTCCACGCCTCTTCTGGCACTATGACTGGGCCGGGTGGGACGCGCCGGAATCCTTCACCGTGCGCCCGACGCCGCAACTCTTCTTCATGTACTACCTCACGGACACCCGCCGCGAGAACGGTTGCCTCCGCGTCGTGCCCCGCTCCCACATCGAGGACAACGACCTTATCCCCCTGCTGGACGAGGCCCACACGCCCGAACTGCTACGCGCGGCGGACCCGAGCCGTCCAGCCTTCAGCGACCGTCCCGACGAGGTGGACGTGCCCGTCACGGCGGGCGACCTGCTTATCGGCGACGCGCGCCTGCTCCACGCATCCCACGCGAACCAGAGCGACGAGCGGCGCACCGTGATTACACTCTGGTTCCACCCCGATCCGGATACCTTCGGCGAGCGCCTCCAGGCCTTCTGCGCCAACATGGTCGCCAAGACGCCCGCGGACTGGCCGGACGAGGCCAGGGCGAAGCTGGAAGCAATGGTGTGCCGGTACGCCGGAAGCGCCGAACCGTGGCCCTGGAACCGGCATCGCCCGTTTCCGGCGCGGGTGGGGGCGTAG
- a CDS encoding type II toxin-antitoxin system HicB family antitoxin: MTRRLTAIIEREGDGYTSLCPELDIASQGDSVDEARRNLQEALELFFESASPEEIEARL; encoded by the coding sequence ATGACTAGACGGCTGACGGCAATCATCGAACGGGAAGGCGACGGCTATACCTCCCTGTGTCCGGAACTTGATATTGCCAGCCAGGGCGACTCGGTCGATGAAGCTCGCAGAAACTTGCAGGAAGCTCTGGAGTTGTTCTTCGAGTCCGCGTCGCCAGAGGAGATTGAGGCACGACTATAA
- a CDS encoding dihydrodipicolinate synthase family protein, protein MPPTTDLRGIITVLNTPFNADDTLDLPGLARNVENAIQAGVAGFLMPAMASEVGALTEDERAAVVRATVDTAAGRVPVIGGASAPDQAARLAAARTLTGLGCAGVLVSIPFTDEAAYTRDVEELAALDPGFLMLQDWDANGYGLPVPLIVRLFETVPAFQCLKIEVVPAGPKYTEVLEATGGKLHVSGGWAVGQMIEGLDRGVHAFMPTGMHRIYTTIYRRYTQGDREGARALFEELLPVLAFSNQHLDISICFFKRLLHAQGIYATDRVRSPQVAFDAIHQKTADDLIRRVIALEARLTVDS, encoded by the coding sequence ATGCCCCCCACCACCGACCTCCGCGGTATCATTACCGTCCTGAACACCCCGTTTAACGCCGACGACACCCTTGATCTCCCCGGCCTCGCCCGTAATGTGGAGAACGCCATCCAGGCGGGCGTTGCGGGTTTTCTTATGCCCGCGATGGCCAGCGAAGTGGGCGCGCTTACGGAAGATGAGCGCGCCGCGGTCGTGCGCGCCACCGTCGATACCGCCGCCGGGCGCGTGCCGGTCATCGGCGGGGCTTCCGCGCCGGATCAGGCCGCCCGCCTGGCCGCCGCCCGCACCCTGACGGGCCTCGGCTGCGCGGGGGTCCTGGTCAGCATACCCTTCACGGATGAAGCCGCCTACACCCGCGACGTGGAGGAGCTGGCGGCGCTGGATCCCGGCTTTCTCATGCTCCAGGACTGGGACGCGAATGGCTATGGCCTGCCCGTGCCGCTCATTGTGCGCCTCTTCGAGACCGTCCCCGCCTTCCAATGTCTGAAGATTGAGGTCGTGCCGGCCGGCCCGAAATACACCGAAGTCCTCGAAGCAACGGGCGGAAAGCTGCACGTTTCCGGCGGCTGGGCCGTGGGCCAGATGATCGAGGGGCTCGACCGCGGGGTCCACGCCTTCATGCCCACGGGGATGCACCGCATCTACACCACGATCTACCGCCGCTACACCCAGGGCGACCGGGAAGGCGCCCGCGCGCTCTTTGAGGAGCTGCTGCCCGTGCTCGCCTTCTCCAATCAGCACCTCGACATCTCGATCTGCTTCTTCAAGCGGCTGTTACACGCCCAGGGGATCTATGCCACGGACCGGGTGCGGTCGCCGCAGGTCGCCTTCGACGCAATCCATCAGAAGACGGCGGATGATTTGATCCGGCGCGTGATAGCGCTGGAGGCGCGGCTGACAGTTGACAGTTGA
- a CDS encoding Gfo/Idh/MocA family oxidoreductase — protein MKRRTFLKQSGRAFGVGALLITGTRSGRAHAARVTPSDQVRVAVIGTGGMGGRHVEALAENPNCHLPVLCDVVKGRYLNRLEKVAEMTGRRPEGIQDFRYVLDRDDVDAIFVATPDHWHPLLTVLGCQAGKDVYVEKPASPTVAEGRAMVEAARRYGRVVQLGTQQRSMPVFQRAIDVIRSGRLGTITSASAWVSPNGWGVGRKVEDVPAGLDWDLWLGPAPWEPFSMERYGGFMGNHDYARGGQLTNWGVHLMDIVHWGIGQDQPLNVQAMGTSARGGAGAENFETIDALFEYPGVSVTWEQRFSNDKAGKGLGIMFQGTEGRLLVDRATYKVFPDTLGIEEFIGEPERSWANPDHHNNFFDCVRTRKRPAAEIEQGVRSTIPVLLAGIALKTRRKLNWDAANERFINDDAANRYLSRAYRPPWRLL, from the coding sequence ATGAAAAGAAGGACCTTTCTGAAGCAATCGGGCCGCGCCTTTGGCGTGGGCGCCCTGTTGATAACGGGGACCCGTTCGGGCCGTGCCCACGCCGCGCGCGTGACGCCGTCCGACCAGGTGCGGGTGGCCGTCATTGGCACGGGCGGCATGGGCGGGCGCCACGTGGAGGCGCTGGCGGAGAATCCAAACTGCCACCTGCCGGTGCTGTGCGACGTGGTGAAGGGCCGTTACCTCAACCGGCTTGAAAAAGTCGCGGAGATGACCGGGCGCCGCCCCGAAGGCATCCAGGATTTCCGCTATGTCCTGGACCGGGACGATGTCGACGCGATCTTCGTCGCGACGCCCGACCACTGGCACCCGTTGCTGACGGTGCTGGGCTGCCAGGCCGGCAAGGATGTCTATGTGGAGAAGCCCGCGAGCCCGACGGTGGCGGAAGGGCGCGCGATGGTGGAGGCGGCGCGGCGCTACGGGCGCGTGGTGCAGCTCGGCACGCAGCAGCGCTCGATGCCGGTGTTTCAGCGGGCGATTGACGTGATCCGCAGCGGCCGCCTCGGCACAATTACCTCCGCAAGCGCCTGGGTGAGCCCGAACGGCTGGGGCGTGGGGCGGAAGGTCGAGGACGTGCCCGCGGGGCTCGATTGGGATCTGTGGCTTGGCCCGGCGCCCTGGGAGCCGTTTTCAATGGAGCGCTACGGCGGCTTCATGGGCAACCACGACTACGCGCGCGGCGGTCAGCTCACGAACTGGGGCGTCCACCTGATGGACATCGTGCACTGGGGCATCGGGCAGGACCAGCCGCTGAACGTCCAGGCCATGGGTACGAGCGCGCGGGGCGGGGCGGGCGCCGAGAATTTCGAAACGATAGACGCGCTCTTCGAATATCCGGGCGTGAGCGTGACGTGGGAGCAGCGCTTTTCCAACGACAAGGCCGGCAAGGGCCTCGGGATCATGTTCCAGGGCACGGAGGGCCGCCTGCTCGTGGACCGCGCGACATACAAAGTCTTCCCCGACACGCTGGGCATCGAGGAATTCATCGGCGAGCCGGAGCGGAGTTGGGCGAACCCGGACCACCACAACAACTTCTTTGACTGCGTCCGCACGCGGAAGCGCCCGGCGGCGGAAATCGAGCAGGGCGTGCGCTCGACAATTCCCGTATTGCTCGCCGGCATTGCGCTGAAGACGCGCCGCAAGCTGAACTGGGACGCGGCCAACGAGCGGTTTATCAACGACGACGCGGCCAACCGCTACCTGAGCCGGGCCTACCGCCCGCCGTGGCGGCTGCTTTAG
- a CDS encoding DUF3887 domain-containing protein — protein sequence MLLACTSRICPWGVAVLLLASLPACMRSPETDTAFAFIRAMAEGDFPKAESYFAEDAASNDVPESTQVFWNDLTGRMGAFKSITTFMMITGDIAGIHPESARHKMVTVSITCQFESGSADIWMSFSEDGKVTSLYL from the coding sequence ATGTTGCTGGCCTGTACTTCAAGAATCTGCCCATGGGGAGTCGCCGTGCTGCTATTGGCTTCGCTGCCGGCGTGTATGCGTTCTCCAGAGACAGATACCGCATTTGCGTTCATACGAGCGATGGCCGAAGGCGATTTCCCGAAGGCCGAGTCCTATTTTGCGGAGGACGCGGCAAGTAACGACGTGCCCGAGTCGACCCAGGTATTCTGGAACGATCTCACCGGCAGGATGGGCGCTTTCAAGTCGATTACGACGTTTATGATGATCACGGGGGATATCGCCGGTATACATCCGGAAAGTGCGCGGCATAAAATGGTCACCGTATCCATCACCTGCCAGTTTGAATCAGGTTCCGCTGACATATGGATGTCCTTTTCCGAAGATGGAAAAGTGACTTCGCTCTACTTGTGA
- a CDS encoding winged helix-turn-helix transcriptional regulator: protein MIERGCLFTENSNRPHGHGPIDPRLFSPYPKNPIIARVFKEVGWADELGSGVRKLFKYGRSYAGHDPELLEDDIFRVNLALSEEAEGAVAPGLVDGLVDGLVDGSEKSKSSVESSVVSSVESSEKSKSSVESSERSKSSVVTLGTPESILAMLRNNPKMTIPDLASAIGLTSRAVEKQIAKLTALGRLRRIGPKKSGHWEVLP, encoded by the coding sequence GTGATCGAGCGGGGATGCCTCTTCACCGAGAACAGCAACCGTCCGCATGGGCATGGCCCCATCGACCCGCGACTCTTCTCGCCTTATCCCAAGAACCCGATCATTGCGCGGGTCTTCAAGGAAGTCGGCTGGGCCGACGAACTGGGGTCCGGTGTGCGAAAACTGTTTAAATACGGAAGATCATACGCGGGACACGATCCGGAATTACTGGAGGATGATATTTTCCGCGTAAACCTTGCGCTCTCCGAAGAGGCCGAAGGCGCGGTCGCTCCAGGGTTGGTAGATGGGTTGGTAGATGGGTTGGTAGATGGTTCGGAGAAGAGCAAAAGTTCGGTAGAAAGTTCGGTAGTAAGTTCGGTAGAAAGTTCAGAGAAGAGCAAAAGTTCGGTAGAAAGTTCGGAGAGGAGCAAGAGTTCGGTAGTAACCCTTGGCACTCCTGAATCGATTCTGGCGATGCTGCGCAACAATCCCAAAATGACCATTCCCGATCTTGCCAGCGCGATCGGCTTAACGAGCAGAGCAGTCGAAAAGCAGATAGCAAAACTGACCGCATTGGGTAGACTCAGGCGTATTGGCCCCAAAAAGTCCGGCCACTGGGAGGTACTGCCATGA
- a CDS encoding VCBS repeat-containing protein, protein MIASTLLMAVFCAAAEPSILFNRQQIGNTTFEAASVFDVNNDGHLDLVSGEYWHEGPDFTKAHKITEILRADDYYDDFSNYPMDVNGDGFLDIVTGGWFGGTVYWRENPKGQPVEWITHEVAPTGNIERNSFYDLDGDGVVEVFATTSPVHFFRLVRDENGVPQGRFEHYTITEGGGGHGFGCGDINGDGRPDLVFSTGWLEAPEDPFDVTAWQWHPVFNFGLASVPILVHDVNGDGRNDLIVGNGHGPGLWWYEQQADGQWKQHVIEAHRGQFHDIQLADIDNDGALELVTGKRYRAHRGHDPGADDPLGVYYYDIAPEGFTRHTLDYGPAGQSSGFGIYGWIEDVNGDGWPDVLAPGKEGLYLFTSLGR, encoded by the coding sequence ATGATTGCATCAACCCTGCTTATGGCCGTCTTCTGCGCCGCCGCCGAACCCTCGATCCTCTTCAACCGCCAGCAGATCGGCAACACCACGTTCGAGGCCGCGTCTGTTTTCGATGTGAACAACGACGGCCACCTTGACCTCGTGTCCGGCGAGTACTGGCACGAAGGTCCGGACTTCACGAAGGCCCACAAGATCACGGAGATCCTCCGCGCCGACGACTACTACGACGATTTCAGCAATTACCCGATGGACGTGAACGGGGACGGCTTCCTCGATATCGTGACGGGCGGCTGGTTCGGCGGCACGGTGTATTGGCGGGAGAATCCGAAGGGACAGCCCGTGGAATGGATCACGCACGAGGTCGCCCCGACGGGGAACATCGAGCGGAACTCGTTTTACGATCTCGACGGCGATGGCGTTGTGGAAGTCTTCGCCACGACGTCGCCGGTGCATTTTTTCCGGCTGGTGCGCGATGAGAACGGCGTACCGCAGGGCCGCTTCGAGCACTACACCATCACCGAGGGCGGCGGGGGCCACGGCTTCGGCTGCGGCGACATCAACGGCGACGGGCGCCCGGACCTGGTGTTCTCCACGGGCTGGCTGGAAGCCCCGGAAGACCCCTTCGACGTGACGGCGTGGCAATGGCATCCCGTATTCAATTTCGGGCTCGCTTCCGTGCCGATCCTGGTGCACGATGTGAACGGGGACGGCCGGAACGACCTCATCGTGGGCAATGGCCATGGCCCGGGGCTCTGGTGGTACGAGCAGCAGGCGGACGGCCAGTGGAAGCAGCACGTCATCGAAGCGCACCGCGGCCAGTTCCACGATATCCAGCTTGCCGACATAGACAACGACGGCGCGCTCGAACTGGTGACGGGCAAGCGCTACCGCGCCCACCGCGGCCACGACCCCGGCGCGGATGACCCGCTGGGCGTGTACTACTACGACATCGCGCCCGAAGGCTTCACCCGCCACACCCTGGACTACGGCCCCGCCGGCCAGTCCAGCGGCTTCGGCATCTATGGCTGGATCGAGGACGTGAATGGCGATGGGTGGCCGGATGTGCTGGCGCCGGGCAAGGAGGGGCTGTATTTGTTTACGAGTTTGGGGCGGTAG